The proteins below are encoded in one region of Triticum aestivum cultivar Chinese Spring chromosome 1B, IWGSC CS RefSeq v2.1, whole genome shotgun sequence:
- the LOC123144430 gene encoding NADPH-dependent aldehyde reductase-like protein, chloroplastic, with amino-acid sequence MSGAADTAAAAAVAAVAGLSDPVALPLSGRVAIVTGASRGIGRAIATHLSSLGASVVVGYAASAAQADALAAELPRAVAVRADVSEEVGVRSLFDAAQSAFGCAAPHILVANAGVLGDKYPSLADTATADFDRVLAVNARGVFLCLREAANRLPRGGGGRIVAVTSSVVGSNPTGYSAYTASKAAVEAMVRTMAKELKGTRVTANCVAPGATATDMFFAGKSDETVRRTAETNPMERLGEAGDIAPVVGFLCTDAAEWVNGQVIRVNGGYV; translated from the coding sequence ATGTCTGGTGCCGCTGACACAGCTGCGGCTgcggccgtcgccgccgtcgccggcttGTCGGATCCGGTGGCGTTGCCGCTCAGCGGACGCGTGGCCATCGTGACCGGCGCGTCGCGCGGCATCGGACGGGCCATCGCGACCCACCTCTCCTCCCTCGGCGCGAGCGTCGTCGTGGGCTACGCGGCCAGCGCGGCCCAGGCCGACGCGCTCGCCGCGGAGCTCCCGCGGGCCGTGGCCGTGAGGGCCGACGTTTCCGAGGAGGTCGGCGTGCGCTCCCTCTTCGACGCCGCCCAGTCGGCCTTCGGCTGCGCGGCGCCGCACATCCTGGTCGCCAACGCCGGCGTGCTCGGCGACAAGTACCCGTCCCTCGCTGACACCGCGACGGCGGACTTCGACCGCGTGCTCGCGGTGAACGCGCGCGGCGTGTTCCTCTGCCTCCGCGAGGCCGCCAACCGGCtgccccgcggcggcggcggccggatcgTGGCCGTGACGTCGTCCGTGGTCGGGTCGAACCCGACTGGGTACTCTGCCTACACGGCGTCCAAGGCGGCTGTGGAGGCGATGGTGCGGACGATGGCCAAAGAGCTCAAGGGCACGCGCGTCACGGCCAACTGCGTGGCTCCGGGGGCCACGGCCACGGACATGTTCTTCGCCGGGAAGAGCGACGAGACCGTGAGGCGGACCGCGGAGACGAACCCGATGGAgcggctcggggaggccggcgacaTCGCACCGGTGGTCGGCTTCCTCTGCACCGACGCCGCCGAGTGGGTCAACGGG